The sequence GTCACCCAAAACTGTAGGATTGAAAATAATGATCGTTTATTTATTGATTCTTGACTTAATGGACAATCTGTAAGATCAATTTAGATTCTAAACTTATTGGGAAGTTTAGTTTATTGAGGAATTTTCCGATAGTAAGAAAACACATGATTTCAATGAATCAATATTGTTGTGTGAGTAATTAAGGAAAAATGATAAAACTTTTAATTTTATTTAAGGCTAATCAATGAAATTCTTTGTAGATTCTGCTGATGTAACTGAAATAAAAAAACTCAATGATATTGGTATCGTTGATGGTGTGACTACCAACCCAACTATAGTTGCTAAGTCAGGTCGTCCCATCAGAGAAGTGCTTGCTGAAATTTGTGATATTGTTGATGGGCCAGTTTCTGGTGAAGCTGTGGCAACTGATGCAGAAGGAATGGTAAGAGAGGGACTGTGGTTGAGTGAGATTGCTGACAATCTTACTGTAAAAGTACCTGTAACAACCGAAGGCGTAAAGGCTACTAAGGTTTTGAGCGAAAAGGGAATTGCAGTGAATGTAACAGCTTGTTTTAGTGCTGGTCAGGCCTTACTAGCAGCTAAGGCTGGTGCAACATTTATTAGCCCATTTGTTGGTCGATTGGATGATATTGGTGTTCATGGAATGCAGTTAATTCAGGATATTCGATTGATATATGACAATTTTGACTTTGAAACAGAAATTTTAACAGCTTCAGTAAGAAGTGTAGGTCATTTGTTGGAAGCTGCGCGCTTGGGCGCTGATGTGGCGACGG is a genomic window of SAR324 cluster bacterium containing:
- the fsa gene encoding fructose-6-phosphate aldolase, translated to MKFFVDSADVTEIKKLNDIGIVDGVTTNPTIVAKSGRPIREVLAEICDIVDGPVSGEAVATDAEGMVREGLWLSEIADNLTVKVPVTTEGVKATKVLSEKGIAVNVTACFSAGQALLAAKAGATFISPFVGRLDDIGVHGMQLIQDIRLIYDNFDFETEILTASVRSVGHLLEAARLGADVATVPPNILWQLFEHPMTDLVVQKFLQDWENTGQKLGD